In Nitrospinota bacterium, the following are encoded in one genomic region:
- a CDS encoding SIR2 family protein has translation MKIQNFDFPISRYILLTGAGFTYNYGGFLANRMWSEIHNRYLKLAENLEANKLKSAVKKTFNYEDLYEDVLRSSDFTKDEKELFFKAVLGAYDALDDVIREFRQQFFTSDILDLNKLREFFGKITGNPKERGFFFTLNQDLFIERYCYAGAIGPSLPGLRINNQRFKSRESNPLKESDYVKIVKDDNPEYRINEWKNTSKLFYIKLHGSYDWRDDNNQEILIIGTNKPSRISSSPILAWYFNLFNTVLSIPKTKLMVIGYGFKDKHINEAIAQAVKQSSLKIYILNPQDPEIFSKKTLGINNWVSEAIWRAVEGYYQLTPKEIFSRNSTNASLIRNLYDSYFS, from the coding sequence ATGAAGATACAAAACTTTGATTTTCCCATTTCAAGATATATCCTCCTCACAGGAGCAGGGTTTACGTATAATTATGGAGGATTCCTTGCCAACAGAATGTGGTCTGAAATTCATAATAGGTATCTTAAACTAGCTGAGAATCTTGAGGCTAATAAATTAAAAAGTGCTGTAAAAAAGACATTTAACTATGAAGACTTATATGAAGATGTTTTAAGATCTTCTGATTTTACAAAAGATGAAAAGGAGTTGTTTTTTAAGGCTGTTTTAGGAGCCTATGATGCTCTTGACGATGTAATTCGTGAATTTCGCCAGCAATTCTTTACGAGCGATATCTTAGATCTGAACAAATTAAGAGAGTTCTTTGGAAAGATAACTGGAAATCCAAAAGAAAGAGGATTCTTCTTTACCTTGAATCAAGACCTTTTTATTGAACGATATTGCTATGCAGGCGCTATTGGTCCTTCACTTCCTGGGCTGAGAATAAATAATCAACGATTTAAATCAAGAGAGTCTAATCCATTAAAAGAAAGCGATTATGTAAAAATAGTAAAAGACGACAATCCTGAATACCGAATTAATGAATGGAAGAATACTTCCAAATTATTCTACATTAAATTACATGGGTCATACGATTGGCGTGATGATAATAACCAAGAAATATTAATAATTGGCACAAATAAACCATCAAGAATATCATCAAGCCCTATACTCGCTTGGTACTTCAATCTTTTCAATACTGTATTGTCTATTCCAAAAACCAAATTGATGGTAATAGGATATGGTTTCAAAGACAAACATATAAATGAAGCTATTGCGCAAGCTGTTAAACAATCAAGTTTGAAAATCTACATTTTGAATCCCCAAGATCCAGAAATCTTCTCAAAGAAAACTCTTGGTATAAACAATTGGGTAAGCGAAGCCATATGGAGGGCTGTAGAAGGTTATTATCAACTAACTCCTAAGGAGATATTTTCTAGAAACTCTACAAATGCTTCTCTAATTCGTAATTTATATGATTCATATTTCTCTTAG